A segment of the Epinephelus fuscoguttatus linkage group LG23, E.fuscoguttatus.final_Chr_v1 genome:
GAATACACATTAGAGTGAGGTAAATCAGATTTTTAAATGGTATTAAGACTGAGGTTTAATTGTGTTTAGAACATGACAGGTCACAGCAAAGCTGCAGCAAGTGCAGTTCCCATCCATCTGTCTCTACttcagaaaaacaatgtttgcattgtacatttttgcagaCCTCAGATACTTTACATTTGTAGGCTTACATTGTCTtgtagcggatatgttgaaacttaatgTTTCTCAGCAACAAtgtggtgaaggtgtggttatgtttagctacaaaaaaacatttggtttggAAGAGATCATGTTTTGCCTTAAAACAGCCATGTGTTGTGGCACTAATGCTGCAGTAATGCAGGGAGGGGACGTTAAAAAAGGGTTTGTATCAGGGTGAAGGTTAGGCGTAACCCTAGCCCCTAACTCTCACCCTAACTCCAAGTTTGGTGGCCCAGACACCACTAGGAGATGACATAATGTGTCAGTGAAAAGCATGGTTTAGTGGCCTTGcagtttttaatatatttacaatATGTTCAGGAACATGAACAGCAAggaaaaatgttcattttgatGTCCATGATTTCTACAAGCAATCATGTCCTTTGGCCCTTTTGTTTAGGGCTTTTTGGGGTAACTTTTTCATACAGAACAGAATGAGGAAAATGGAAATCTGGGCAGGTAAAATTGCAGATTTATGACTAGAATTATCATCACAGGACTGTATGGCTCCATAAATCAGTCAAGTGGCACTTGCAGTTtaaatccatgtctgtgaaaacatggatgcctcacacacatcaattcagtatctgaccgtatgtctccccttctgttcctgagatattatGCTgaaaaatggccagaaaagtgtttttgctgaagattatgatgtcacaatgaagttgacctttgaccttttgaataaagtgtcatcactttattattttatcctattagacatttgtggcAAATTTGGTCAAAGtaagtgtatgaattcttgagtcatggcaaaaaaaaacatgttttgtgaggtcacattgGCCTAGTCAGTGATCTAGGCAGTTCAGCATTGGGTCCAAGTCaatggcggctgctggtctttctaggaggggaagctcattttcggcctacatcataaaatgtgtctgtttatttatacgtaaattctaccctctggggctgctgtgcaaggctagtgtgaccgcctgtgagtgctttgggatggTGGAGGGACTCACAGCAGCACCTGCTGCTTgctggggacagtaactgcagagcgacagaagtcagagtctccaaacacgagtacagtctccagtaacaccagaaaaagatgctagatttgtcactagtcgtttttaacaaagaagaagtcactaagaggattggagaagtctccagatcaacgtggaacaacggaatgaaacttgaaaaatgctccagtggtggtttatatttcaagatcgctgatcgctcatttcgctgtcaatcaaaagggattcagcctcagatggatcatccaatcatcatgcagaaaccCAGTGTCCAGGCCAGCtgaggccagcccactgccccatagaccccagagacgctgagcaTCCGATGGGTgggacaaaaccgagcatttatccagtgactgtctagtttcgctggagtggaacaacccactctatgcttcaCCACTGAAGTCTTTGGACACTGAGCTTCAACACTGTTTGatgcactgtgacgctacaggaatgaatgagaagaaagtcgcgtcagtgacctgtgataagtagctgattctgaaaaaaagttgaacgcgttctagcgcatatttagtcaatgaaatgtaaacacaacagtgcatatttgaccacttattttttgacattttaggggaagctgagcttcctTTGcagtctcagagcaatcgccactggtccaagtggacgtttgtgccaaattgaagaaattccctcaaggtgttcttgagatatcacgttcacaagaatgggacaaacATACAGACaatgggacagatggatgggtggatgatCAAcccagctcacaaggttcactgacaaaacaacagtcTTATACTAAAcgcattttccaaacaactataacatgctaacgttacaaacctatggcattttacattttataaattacACTAGCAACTAGCAGAGGTTTCCtccactcatatgaagccaggataagtcacacacaagacttaaaatgttattctgtggaggctttattgtcttcacaatttattgttttctatctgtgaaataaaagtaaataaatgcttcgtttccactgagggaaatggtttcagcttacaaagaTAGACAGGAGATCTGTGTCACtgcaacgtgtagttacatttctagggaggtgcacgtcagacTACAGtgcaggctacagtgtaggctacggtgtaggtTATGGCATTGGTCACAGTGTAGGTAGGGCGTAGGTATGGTATAGGcagagatgggcaaaaatacatcaaaatgtatcttgatacaaaatacaaaatacccctcaaataaatgtaccaaaataaaatacatgtgttttgtattttcaaatacagaaaatactttttttctttttctttttagtagCGACCCGCAGCTCTATAGGTCACTCTGTCAGTCGGTTGGTTGGTCTGTTGGTCAGTGGGTCCAACTTTTCGTGAATAACTAAAAAATTCCTTGACCAAAAGTGCTCaaaatttgcatactgcaactagagaccatgagtaactataTCAGAGAGAATGCCCATGATTTGTccataggtggcgctatactaaccgattcaaatgtttttatgaataactcaaaaagtccctGACCAAAAACATCAAGCCAGTTGACATCTGTCACACtcagataaaaacagacaatctgTTGAACTTGGAAGATGTGAGCAGCaaggtagtctactggtagcgTGGGTCCATCCACGTGAGCAGCATGCCTGGCAAGTCTAGTCTAGCTGTGTTGTGAACTGTCCACCAACGGTCTAGCTAAACAGCAGCAAGATActgtagctactgtagctaGTTCACTTGTTTGCTGTTTAACTTTGAGCCTTTGGAGCCCTGTGTtcaacttttaaagagaaaaaaatgctaGGGACATGTAGgctaccctaaaatattatttattgattcagatttagattcagacaactttattgatcccacgtgAGGCAATTTATTTGTAGCATACTCATCCCAACATACGATTTCTTAtgttatgcacagtccagtaaaacagaccactagGTCACTGAAGGGCACATTGAATGGCCCAAGTTTAATAAAACATATAGacaaaaaaattttaaaaagtaaaaaacattgttacatccaatattataagaatgtgtagcctattatttttgtttttgatcgtggagaaaatattttgagtattttaaatacaaaattactccactcaaaagtattttgttacaaattacgTTTGCTTTTTATCAgccttatcaaatacaaatgacaaaatactcaaatgtaattgaaatatgtattttaaatacaagtaatagaaatactgcccatGCCTGGGCATATGTACGGCGTAGGTACGGCGTCCATTTGACGCAGAAGTATGAATCTCCCTTTAACCAGCACTTTCAAAGCATTTGAATAGCTCTAGTCTCTTTCTCTGCCTAAAATAGCCCTGAGTTAGTTAAAGAATATGACTGACTGGTGTTCACACCATGATAGGCATCTGTGCAAGCCCACAAACTCTCCACACCACTCACCCCCACACTGAGatataaaatttacaaataacaTGGGTTTAACTTTGTGTCATATGATAAACTTCTTAAACCACACCTTCAGTGTGTGAGGGGGACGGGCTCAGTGTTGTTGAGATGCGTTGCATTgacatgatcaaacacacaatGAGGAACTTCACCATGGTCACACTTTTACTTCTGTGCAGCTTATGTAAGTACTGTCATTGAATTACTTCACAGCACTGACTGTATTGCTTACTGTTAATACGATTATATAAAGACACTGATCACATTCCTGTCAGCCAAATGATTAAtaattctgtctgtctgtttcaggCTGGATCTGCGTCTCACTTTCTGAGTCTCAGACTGTGGAGGTTCAGTCGGGTGAAGAAGTCACACTGCTGTGCTCCAACTTTTCAAGTTCTCCCACTCAGATAATTTGGTTCAGAGTGGTCAGGAGATCCCAGCCCCACTGTGTCTCCTTCATGTACAAGCCTCGTGAGCCTGCTTCACTCTGCCATGGATTTCAAAATGGAAACTTTGAAATGAGCTCCAACATCTCCACAGTTTTTCTCAAAATCAAACAAGTGAATTCATCTGACTCTGGGCTGTATTTCTGTGGCTACTACATAGGCAAAAAACCACTTATTGTGGATGCAACATATGTAGAAGTTCAAGGTAAGTCTTTTCATTGAGGTGGCTTTTTGATAGAATACTATCAATCTAACATTTAAAATTGGTGAAATTCATGATCATGATTTTGAATATTTCCTGCTTCACAAAAAATTCTGTCAATCATGTTTGTCCATTTAAATATAGCAAAGTTTAAGTCTAATTTAACAATCTTTCTTGTTGAAGAGTTTGATGGAACAACAAAGTTGACGAGTGTGATCCTGAGAGGTCTGATTATTTTCCTCATTATGGTCATCATTTGTCTGGCTGTTAAAATCAGAAAGCTTCACAAAGGTAGTTTTACGTAGatttactatattttcacatcattATTTCTTGTTACTTCATATTTAACAAAATGTATCAACAGCAATATTTATAACCAGTGTTAAAAAAACTGACCAGACATATCATTTCTGTCATTCAGCTCATGCTGAAGAACAGAATACACAATGGACAGAGGTGAAGTTTATTAAGTttcatttaacatttttgtattttagtgCTAAATCCTAAAAGACATTTGTCAGTTAAggatattgtctttttttcatttctcataCACTCAGCTGTGTGAGAGGAGTAactgaaaatatttgtattCACAGACTCAGAGCTCAGACGACCTGAACTATGCAGCTGTAACCTTTCGTCCAAAATCAAAAGAAACGCCAGCCTGCACCAGACAGAGAAGTGAAGCCAAATGCTATTTATTCAGCCACCAGATAGGAAGCACCTGAAACTGCAGCTCAAAGTGGAActgatgttttattattaatacaCTGGTTATCAAAGTTATATTATATTCTTATGTACAATATTCTTGTTCATGCTGAGTTTTAATACTTGTGCACTCACTCTCTTATTTGTACCTGTGTGTCATGCTTTTGATTGACTTACATTTCAGTCCCACAGGGGAGTAAAATGCATCATATGTGAATGAGATACAATGTGGTGTACCACATGGAAACTGGCTGGGGCCATTGCTATTCTCAATCTTCCTGTTGTTCTATATCAACAAAGAGCACCTTCATATGCAGATGATACCACACTGTATTTACCATTAGTATCACCTGGGGAAATTGTCAAGTGCtttgaaaaatgtaattacacTTGGTTGCAATGTGGCCTTGGAATAACAAGTTTGCTCTTAATCTATAAACACAAAATGTTTGGATCTAATTTCAGACTTAAACATAAGCCACAGCTAAAGTTGTCTGCGCAGGGAGTGCCTGTGGAACAAGTAAAGGAAACCAAACTCCTTAGGGGAATATTAAAGCCCAGACActttaaaacaacagcaaagaactagtggcaacaaaGGCAGACCGTTGCATtgcctcacctctggtgtctcagccaaaaagtggTATTTAAACATACCATAAAGACTGCAGCCAACAGCTGACGAGCACAAACACTCTGCAGCTGAGTAAGAGGAAATAACTCACCATAGCAGCAGGcagcggtagtctgtattcgtcattcaaaaagagaaaaaacaaaagaccgACAAGACAGATTAAAGAcgctagttagctagttagtaCATTAGCAACATGAACCCAATGTTGAAATAACAAAGCATT
Coding sequences within it:
- the LOC125884495 gene encoding uncharacterized protein LOC125884495; this encodes MRCIDMIKHTMRNFTMVTLLLLCSLCWICVSLSESQTVEVQSGEEVTLLCSNFSSSPTQIIWFRVVRRSQPHCVSFMYKPREPASLCHGFQNGNFEMSSNISTVFLKIKQVNSSDSGLYFCGYYIGKKPLIVDATYVEVQEFDGTTKLTSVILRGLIIFLIMVIICLAVKIRKLHKAHAEEQNTQWTETQSSDDLNYAAVTFRPKSKETPACTRQRSEAKCYLFSHQIGST